The Desulfovibrio subterraneus genome has a window encoding:
- a CDS encoding 6-pyruvoyl trahydropterin synthase family protein — protein sequence MLTITKEFSFHAAHQLCIPGYSDEENRRVFGVCSTLHGHTYRLQVTLSGMPDETGMVLHFDALKAVVAREVLSRYDHASLNDLDEYRDKPATAENMAMHIFAVLDRALASDRYRLEQITVYETPTAWATFSRDVSR from the coding sequence ATGCTTACCATCACCAAAGAGTTTTCTTTTCACGCAGCCCATCAGCTGTGCATTCCCGGCTATTCCGACGAGGAGAACCGCCGCGTTTTCGGCGTTTGCTCCACGCTTCACGGCCATACCTACCGGTTGCAGGTCACGCTTTCGGGCATGCCCGATGAAACCGGCATGGTGCTGCATTTCGATGCTCTCAAGGCGGTTGTGGCCCGCGAGGTGCTGAGCCGCTACGATCACGCCAGCCTTAACGATCTCGACGAATATCGCGACAAGCCCGCCACGGCGGAGAACATGGCAATGCACATCTTTGCCGTGCTTGACCGTGCGCTTGCCTCGGACCGCTACAGGCTTGAGCAGATAACCGTGTACGAAACGCCCACCGCATGGGCGACCTTCTCGCGCGATGTGTCCCGCTAA
- a CDS encoding HD-GYP domain-containing protein: MLKKIAIEDMRPGMYVVDSGLSWLEYPYLYMKEGMISSQVAVEAIVAEGYSEAVIDTELSIGISRGGESGEEALSRDLDALPDFFPPPPIVSVAEELDKAKFVYSDSVRYARSLMEGVRMGGAVDLAASTTLVEDIIGSVTRNCDALTGLSKLRSFDEYTFSHCVNVSVLCVVFGRFLGKSEEELRLLGLAGLFHDVGKQLVPTAVLNKPDKLTPEEFAVMKQHPLLGCKHLYGQEAGRSMEQAVLLGMLEHHEKYNGTGYPRGLSGSRISEIGRIIAVVDVYDALSSRRVYKAPMHPHKALGLMYSMRGKEFYPGYVERFIKCLGIYPVGSTVRLNTGHVAVVAASNPREPIQPLVMLVADKAGPIVPRRLDLSGQYTVRIESTLDPVEVGIDPVAVLENAA, encoded by the coding sequence GTGCTGAAGAAAATCGCCATAGAAGACATGCGTCCCGGAATGTATGTGGTGGACTCCGGCTTATCATGGCTGGAGTATCCTTATTTATACATGAAAGAGGGAATGATTTCTTCTCAGGTTGCGGTGGAAGCCATTGTGGCCGAGGGCTACTCCGAAGCCGTCATCGACACTGAACTCAGTATAGGCATTTCCAGAGGTGGAGAGTCCGGTGAAGAGGCTCTTTCACGCGATCTGGATGCATTGCCCGACTTTTTTCCCCCGCCTCCCATCGTTTCCGTTGCCGAAGAACTGGACAAGGCCAAGTTCGTGTATTCCGATTCCGTCCGCTATGCACGCAGCCTCATGGAGGGAGTGCGTATGGGCGGAGCGGTGGACCTTGCCGCATCGACAACGCTGGTCGAAGATATCATCGGCAGTGTTACCCGCAACTGTGATGCCCTGACCGGACTTTCCAAGCTGCGTTCCTTTGATGAATACACCTTTTCGCATTGCGTCAATGTTTCGGTGCTCTGTGTGGTGTTCGGCCGCTTTCTCGGCAAGAGCGAGGAAGAGCTCAGGCTGCTCGGCCTTGCCGGTCTGTTTCATGACGTCGGAAAGCAGCTGGTGCCCACGGCTGTTCTGAACAAGCCGGACAAGCTGACACCGGAAGAGTTTGCGGTGATGAAGCAGCATCCTCTTCTGGGCTGCAAGCACCTGTACGGACAGGAAGCGGGCCGGAGTATGGAGCAGGCTGTCTTGCTCGGCATGCTCGAGCACCATGAAAAATACAACGGCACCGGGTATCCGCGCGGCCTTTCGGGAAGCAGGATAAGCGAGATAGGGCGTATAATCGCTGTTGTGGATGTCTATGATGCCCTGTCGAGCAGGCGTGTTTACAAGGCTCCCATGCATCCCCACAAGGCGCTGGGGCTTATGTATTCCATGCGGGGCAAAGAGTTCTATCCCGGCTATGTCGAGCGGTTCATCAAGTGTCTCGGCATCTATCCTGTGGGCAGCACCGTGCGTCTGAATACGGGGCATGTGGCGGTTGTGGCCGCCTCCAATCCGCGGGAGCCGATCCAGCCGCTTGTCATGCTGGTGGCGGACAAGGCCGGTCCCATTGTACCGCGCAGGCTTGATCTTTCCGGTCAGTACACGGTGCGGATAGAATCCACCCTCGATCCTGTCGAGGTGGGCATCGATCCGGTGGCTGTGCTGGAAAATGCGGCCTGA
- a CDS encoding glycosyltransferase gives MKIVFCIDDNPRYLMLARVAVRSLRRLYGDDVPVLCVYGGNLPEVVEAVEAERIPLALYSPVLNHSTVPPAFHRAIGAFLKLELALVPELADEEHVLYCDSDIYFHARFDELLAMKPPYMAMAREASSPFWHDVQQMHYVWRDRNYTVPLPFPIWTYSSGVVNFNLTRLRRHDHIHNFLAYCLQNVHHIGNLDQSLLNYFFGKRITKLPPPYNCPPYRADARDTGCLIHFHGPKPWDIKAELWRELRINHFHWFRERWFELLTPDEAELARSWA, from the coding sequence ATGAAGATAGTATTCTGCATTGACGATAACCCCCGCTATCTCATGCTTGCCCGCGTGGCTGTGCGCAGCCTGCGCAGGCTCTACGGTGACGATGTGCCGGTGCTCTGCGTGTACGGTGGCAACTTGCCGGAAGTTGTTGAAGCCGTAGAGGCAGAACGCATTCCGCTTGCCCTGTATTCGCCGGTGCTCAACCATTCCACGGTTCCCCCTGCCTTTCATCGTGCCATAGGTGCTTTTCTCAAGCTCGAACTCGCCCTTGTGCCGGAGCTGGCTGATGAGGAGCATGTTCTCTATTGCGACAGCGACATCTATTTTCATGCCCGCTTTGATGAGCTGCTCGCCATGAAGCCGCCATACATGGCCATGGCCCGCGAGGCATCTTCTCCCTTCTGGCATGATGTGCAGCAGATGCATTACGTGTGGCGTGACAGGAACTACACCGTTCCGCTGCCGTTTCCCATATGGACGTACTCTTCGGGGGTGGTGAACTTCAACCTCACCCGGCTGCGCAGGCATGACCATATCCACAATTTTCTGGCTTACTGCCTGCAGAACGTCCACCATATAGGCAATCTCGATCAGTCCCTGCTGAACTATTTTTTCGGCAAACGCATCACCAAGCTGCCCCCCCCGTACAACTGCCCTCCATACCGTGCTGATGCGCGCGACACAGGCTGCCTTATTCACTTTCATGGCCCCAAACCCTGGGATATAAAGGCGGAATTGTGGCGGGAACTGCGCATTAATCACTTCCACTGGTTCCGCGAACGCTGGTTCGAACTGCTTACCCCCGATGAGGCTGAATTGGCCCGCAGTTGGGCATAG
- the queF gene encoding NADPH-dependent 7-cyano-7-deazaguanine reductase QueF (Catalyzes the NADPH-dependent reduction of 7-cyano-7-deazaguanine (preQ0) to 7-aminomethyl-7-deazaguanine (preQ1) in queuosine biosynthesis) translates to MSVVDSDKLVLGRQVDYSLQYDPGQLCPIPRELGRSAAGINAGLLRHGEDIWNIYELSWLAPSGLPMVGMAVVRVPWQAPFLIESKSLKLYCNSFNMTRFADAAAVRDAMERDLSQASGAAVTVDLLEPHRFDEVVLAEPNGICVEEAVDVASAQAAEFAYEIDPSLLKTGEEHAREILFSRLFRSRCPVTGQPDWATVRVVYSGPRIDAEGLLRYLVSYRSHQGFHEACVERIYGDILTHCRPEELEVSARFTRRGGIDINPVRSTHDGVWDNLRDPRQ, encoded by the coding sequence ATGTCAGTGGTGGATTCAGACAAGCTGGTTCTTGGCAGGCAGGTGGACTACAGTCTGCAATACGATCCCGGACAGCTGTGCCCCATTCCGAGAGAGCTGGGCCGCTCGGCTGCAGGCATTAACGCCGGACTGCTGCGGCACGGTGAAGATATCTGGAACATCTATGAGCTGTCGTGGCTCGCCCCTTCCGGTCTGCCCATGGTGGGCATGGCGGTTGTGCGGGTGCCGTGGCAGGCTCCTTTTCTCATCGAGTCCAAGTCGCTCAAGCTGTATTGCAACTCCTTCAATATGACTCGGTTTGCCGATGCGGCTGCCGTGCGGGATGCCATGGAGCGTGATCTTTCGCAGGCATCCGGTGCTGCCGTGACTGTGGATCTGCTTGAACCGCACCGTTTTGACGAGGTGGTTCTCGCCGAACCCAACGGCATCTGTGTTGAGGAAGCTGTGGACGTTGCTTCGGCGCAGGCGGCGGAGTTTGCCTACGAGATTGATCCTTCCCTGCTGAAGACGGGAGAAGAGCACGCCCGCGAGATTCTGTTCTCCCGCCTGTTCCGTTCCCGCTGCCCCGTGACCGGCCAGCCGGACTGGGCCACCGTGCGCGTGGTCTACTCCGGTCCGCGTATCGATGCGGAAGGGCTGCTGCGCTATCTGGTTTCCTACCGTTCACATCAGGGCTTTCATGAAGCCTGTGTGGAGCGCATTTACGGCGATATTCTTACACATTGCAGGCCGGAAGAGCTTGAGGTCAGTGCGCGGTTCACACGCCGCGGCGGCATAGACATCAACCCTGTACGGTCCACGCACGACGGCGTGTGGGACAATCTGCGCGATCCCAGACAGTAA
- a CDS encoding chemotaxis protein CheD, which produces MPRSSNRISSASVPESLREIGYPCVHLKIGEGIVTGRNVLVSTVLGSCVAVSFYCAARGVAGLFHAMLPTSVGARGADTTPCKFVDSAIHCIFDQFRKKGIAEKDIELKLFGGAFSMGTGAPEHVRNVVNVGGRNVEVARQVLATLNLKISRESVGGAHGRKLVFDTTTGDVWVKMLGRTEEQALFREESVLLPVAEGRACPLNDDR; this is translated from the coding sequence ATGCCCCGCTCCAGCAACCGTATCAGTAGTGCCTCGGTTCCCGAATCGCTTCGCGAAATCGGGTATCCTTGCGTGCACCTGAAAATCGGTGAGGGAATTGTCACCGGCCGTAACGTTCTGGTTTCCACGGTGCTGGGGTCTTGCGTCGCTGTCAGCTTTTACTGTGCTGCCAGAGGCGTGGCCGGGTTGTTTCACGCCATGTTGCCGACAAGCGTAGGCGCCAGAGGGGCTGACACGACTCCGTGCAAGTTTGTTGATTCTGCAATTCATTGTATTTTCGACCAATTTCGCAAGAAGGGCATCGCCGAAAAGGATATTGAACTGAAACTGTTTGGCGGTGCCTTCAGCATGGGCACTGGTGCGCCCGAGCATGTGCGCAATGTTGTGAACGTTGGCGGGCGCAATGTAGAAGTTGCCCGGCAGGTGCTGGCCACGCTGAATCTCAAGATATCCCGCGAAAGTGTGGGGGGCGCACATGGAAGAAAGCTCGTGTTCGACACCACCACAGGGGATGTATGGGTCAAGATGCTTGGGCGTACTGAAGAGCAGGCCCTGTTCAGGGAAGAAAGCGTGCTGCTGCCCGTGGCGGAAGGTCGCGCCTGCCCGTTGAATGACGACAGGTAG
- a CDS encoding YbgA family protein — protein MHEQSDRIRLGISSCLLGNKVRYDGGHKRDAWIVDTLGRYVDFVPVCPEVEIGLPIPRNSLRLVGDPQSPRLVMQKTGEDLTARMRGWAQGRNAQLADEGLCGFIFKRASPSSGMERVKVYRDVPEDQAAKAGPPALTGVGIFADEFMRHFPLLPVEEEGRLNDPGLRENFIERIFAMQRWRALLAGGITPGRLVDFHSRHKLLIMSHSVEHYREMGRLVAKCAGMDPQTLAQDYQVLFLTALSRLATVKKHTNVLQHVMGYFKNTLSPDEKQELVEVITAYHDSLVPLVVPVTLLNHYVRKYQEPYLLGQWYLRPHPLELKLRNHA, from the coding sequence ATGCATGAGCAATCAGATAGAATCAGGCTGGGAATATCTTCCTGCCTTCTTGGAAATAAAGTGCGTTATGACGGTGGACACAAGCGCGATGCCTGGATTGTGGATACGCTGGGCCGCTATGTGGATTTTGTACCCGTGTGCCCTGAGGTGGAGATAGGCCTGCCCATTCCCCGCAACTCGCTGCGTCTTGTGGGCGACCCGCAAAGCCCGCGGCTTGTCATGCAGAAGACAGGCGAAGACCTGACCGCGCGCATGCGCGGGTGGGCGCAGGGGCGCAATGCGCAGCTGGCGGATGAGGGGCTTTGCGGCTTTATCTTCAAGCGGGCTTCTCCTTCCAGCGGCATGGAGCGGGTGAAGGTGTACCGCGATGTGCCGGAAGATCAGGCGGCCAAGGCAGGCCCCCCCGCTCTGACGGGAGTGGGTATTTTTGCGGATGAGTTCATGCGCCATTTTCCGTTGCTGCCGGTGGAGGAAGAAGGCAGGCTCAACGATCCTGGCCTGCGCGAGAACTTCATAGAGCGCATCTTCGCCATGCAGCGCTGGCGCGCTCTGCTTGCGGGCGGGATTACCCCCGGCAGGCTGGTGGATTTTCATTCGCGCCACAAACTGCTGATCATGTCGCACAGTGTGGAACACTACCGGGAGATGGGCAGGCTGGTTGCCAAGTGCGCGGGCATGGACCCGCAGACGCTCGCGCAGGACTATCAGGTGCTGTTTCTCACCGCGCTGTCACGCCTTGCCACGGTGAAGAAGCACACGAATGTGCTGCAGCATGTCATGGGCTATTTCAAGAATACCCTGTCGCCTGACGAGAAGCAGGAGCTGGTTGAGGTGATAACGGCATACCACGACTCGCTCGTACCTCTTGTGGTGCCGGTTACGCTGCTCAACCACTATGTGCGCAAGTATCAGGAGCCGTATCTTCTCGGGCAGTGGTATCTGCGTCCCCATCCGCTGGAGCTGAAGCTCCGCAACCATGCCTAG
- a CDS encoding sensor domain-containing diguanylate cyclase: MLQMERYAWLSLTHDMGTVLSIDGRFDDVNTQWEAVTGYDECELLGSYLVEFMHFDDRERALADWQSLITADVSTTSVAFRFLCKDGEYKRLSWNLMYSPEHECFFCTVKDVNESLSDMAIQYAYKDVLTGLGNRLFLMDAVPAWIEEAHRGGAQLAVCFLDLDGFKLVNDTYGHKVGDLLLKKVAEKLTRSVPRDCVVRLGGDEFVIVLRDVASREAVTHLLQELMQSINTAVCIEGQDCSVGVSVGVGMFPEDGASLEELVQVADEAMYDVKREGKNDFAFRRKLSKENAA; encoded by the coding sequence ATGTTGCAAATGGAACGTTATGCATGGCTTTCCTTGACGCATGACATGGGGACGGTGTTGTCCATTGACGGCCGCTTCGATGATGTGAACACGCAGTGGGAAGCCGTGACCGGATATGACGAATGCGAGTTGCTGGGCAGCTATCTTGTGGAGTTCATGCACTTCGACGACCGAGAGCGCGCCCTTGCCGACTGGCAGAGCCTTATCACAGCCGATGTGAGCACCACCTCTGTCGCGTTCCGCTTTTTGTGCAAGGACGGTGAATACAAGCGCCTTTCGTGGAACCTTATGTATTCTCCCGAGCACGAGTGTTTTTTCTGTACCGTGAAGGACGTGAACGAATCCCTTTCCGACATGGCCATTCAATACGCCTACAAAGATGTGCTTACCGGTCTTGGCAACAGGCTGTTCCTTATGGACGCCGTACCGGCCTGGATTGAAGAAGCCCACAGAGGCGGGGCACAGCTTGCGGTCTGTTTTCTCGATCTGGACGGCTTTAAGCTGGTGAACGACACATACGGTCACAAGGTCGGCGATCTGCTGCTGAAAAAAGTTGCGGAAAAATTGACCCGCAGTGTTCCCAGAGATTGTGTGGTTCGCCTCGGCGGAGATGAGTTTGTGATCGTTCTGCGTGATGTTGCTTCGCGTGAAGCCGTGACTCATCTGCTTCAGGAGCTCATGCAAAGCATCAACACGGCTGTGTGCATAGAAGGGCAGGACTGTTCGGTGGGCGTGAGCGTTGGCGTGGGCATGTTCCCTGAAGACGGCGCATCACTGGAAGAGCTGGTTCAGGTTGCCGATGAGGCCATGTATGACGTGAAACGGGAGGGAAAGAACGACTTTGCCTTCCGCCGGAAGTTATCGAAAGAAAACGCGGCCTGA
- a CDS encoding HAD family hydrolase, translating into MAIAKHDIQVVFFDFSGVLAEEGFVQGLKEIGRQHGREPAAFLRQVTEICYNNGYADGRTDEHAFWQDVREQMDITAGDDALRREILSRFVVRPWMLQAVSRVRSDATRTALLSDHTNWLEELDAAHGIYRHFDRIFNSYREGMTKRSPDFFLHACNTMQVAPDNTLFIDDNPANTDRAEGVGMHAILYTAYPSLVTDLKRFLPSTVLPPEGAVC; encoded by the coding sequence ATGGCGATAGCCAAACACGATATACAGGTTGTTTTTTTCGATTTTAGCGGCGTGCTCGCCGAAGAAGGCTTTGTGCAGGGTCTCAAGGAGATCGGCAGGCAGCACGGCAGAGAACCGGCAGCCTTTCTGCGGCAGGTAACGGAGATTTGCTACAACAACGGCTACGCCGATGGCCGTACCGATGAGCACGCATTCTGGCAGGACGTGCGCGAGCAGATGGACATAACCGCAGGCGACGATGCCCTGAGACGGGAAATACTGTCGCGGTTCGTTGTCCGCCCGTGGATGCTGCAGGCAGTTTCCCGCGTGCGGTCGGATGCCACACGCACAGCGCTGCTCAGCGACCACACCAACTGGCTGGAAGAACTGGATGCGGCGCACGGCATATACCGCCACTTTGACAGAATATTCAATTCCTACAGGGAAGGCATGACCAAACGCTCGCCGGACTTCTTTCTGCACGCATGCAACACCATGCAGGTGGCACCGGACAACACGCTGTTCATAGACGACAATCCGGCCAACACGGACCGCGCAGAGGGCGTGGGCATGCATGCCATTTTGTATACGGCATACCCGAGTCTGGTCACGGATCTTAAGCGTTTTCTGCCATCAACAGTGCTGCCGCCCGAAGGAGCCGTCTGCTAA
- a CDS encoding EAL and HDOD domain-containing protein, with protein sequence MSQTQKKEHDAGRHSEDTADQETGQKTERRSEPIFVARQPIFTSDRSIWGYELLFRHSSTAATAQVADQDVATARVIADGYMLAQSQIAQDKRMLINFPRNLILSGAAFALPSHQCVPEILEHVEPTQDIMDACRRLKDAGYTLALDDYVGQPGYEALMHLTDIIKVEVLNMSRIEVMRIVNQLKPFGVTLLAEKVEDTAMFDLCARLGFSLFQGYHFSKPEIVPGTKVSSAQMVKTQLLATLNKDYDPKELSNVISHDASLTFRLLRYINSAVFALRTKVESVHQAITLLGQNPIRQWLMVVLVADLDPSPAAQEITFLSVLRGRFLEEIAEVANNPLGLPKDSMFLIGLLSRLDALLGVPMEELMEHISLESSIRDAFLGKPNAVRSWLDCLNALEEGNFDEAQTTLDTHGIDLQTAAGVRLQATQWTQHILGLEYTGDEA encoded by the coding sequence ATGTCACAGACGCAAAAGAAAGAGCACGATGCCGGACGGCACTCAGAGGATACGGCGGATCAGGAAACAGGGCAGAAGACGGAACGCAGATCTGAGCCCATTTTCGTGGCCCGCCAGCCCATATTCACTTCCGACAGATCCATCTGGGGATACGAACTCCTGTTCCGCCACAGCAGCACCGCCGCCACCGCGCAGGTTGCCGATCAGGACGTCGCCACCGCACGCGTCATTGCAGACGGCTACATGCTCGCCCAGTCGCAGATAGCTCAGGACAAGAGGATGCTCATCAACTTTCCCCGCAACCTCATTCTCTCCGGTGCAGCCTTTGCCCTGCCCAGCCACCAGTGCGTGCCCGAAATACTGGAGCATGTTGAGCCCACACAGGATATCATGGATGCCTGCCGCCGCCTGAAGGATGCAGGATACACCCTTGCTCTTGACGACTATGTGGGCCAGCCGGGGTATGAAGCACTCATGCACCTTACCGATATCATCAAGGTTGAAGTGCTGAACATGTCCCGTATCGAAGTCATGCGCATAGTAAACCAGCTCAAGCCCTTCGGCGTGACCCTGCTCGCCGAAAAAGTGGAGGACACCGCCATGTTCGACCTGTGCGCGCGCCTCGGCTTTTCGCTCTTTCAGGGATATCACTTCAGCAAGCCCGAAATCGTGCCCGGAACAAAAGTTTCTTCCGCCCAGATGGTCAAAACCCAGCTGCTGGCAACCCTGAACAAGGACTACGATCCCAAGGAGCTCTCCAACGTCATCTCACATGACGCCTCTCTCACCTTCCGTCTGCTCCGGTATATCAACTCGGCCGTGTTCGCGCTGCGGACCAAGGTCGAATCAGTGCATCAGGCCATCACCCTTCTCGGGCAGAACCCCATCCGTCAATGGCTTATGGTCGTTCTGGTAGCAGATTTGGACCCCAGCCCCGCAGCGCAGGAAATAACCTTCCTCTCCGTGCTCAGGGGGCGCTTCCTTGAAGAGATAGCCGAGGTGGCAAACAATCCGCTGGGGCTGCCCAAAGATTCCATGTTCCTCATCGGCCTGCTTTCGCGGCTGGATGCTCTGCTCGGCGTGCCCATGGAAGAACTGATGGAGCACATCTCGCTCGAATCATCCATACGGGATGCGTTTCTCGGCAAACCCAACGCGGTGCGCAGCTGGCTGGACTGCCTCAACGCGCTGGAAGAAGGGAATTTCGACGAGGCCCAGACCACGCTCGATACCCACGGTATAGACCTGCAGACCGCAGCAGGTGTGCGGCTTCAGGCCACACAGTGGACACAGCATATTCTCGGACTGGAATATACCGGGGATGAGGCATAA
- a CDS encoding HU family DNA-binding protein, giving the protein MNKSELVKMLAEQHNLSNDEAVIVVNSFFDSVRDALLEGDRVEIRGFGSFKVKDYSGYKGRNPKTGESVEVASKKLPVFRAGKELKELVND; this is encoded by the coding sequence ATGAACAAGAGTGAACTTGTGAAAATGCTTGCCGAACAGCATAATCTTTCCAACGATGAGGCTGTAATTGTTGTTAACTCTTTCTTTGACAGCGTACGAGATGCGCTGCTTGAAGGAGATCGTGTGGAGATTCGTGGTTTCGGCTCGTTCAAGGTAAAGGACTATAGTGGCTACAAAGGACGCAATCCCAAAACGGGAGAGAGCGTTGAAGTCGCTTCCAAAAAGCTGCCCGTTTTCAGAGCCGGAAAGGAACTGAAGGAACTGGTGAACGATTAG
- the queC gene encoding 7-cyano-7-deazaguanine synthase QueC, translating to MKDAVIVLSGGMDSAVLLAHELSQGVRVAALSFDYGSKHNSRELPMAAAICRHYGVDHAIVPLPFMNELFSSSLLQSGADIPDGAYDAESMKSTVVPFRNGILIAIAVGYAESVGASRVLIGSHSGDHHIYPDCRPEFNAAMNEAALCGTDGKVQVAFPFADRDKRAIGDLGRTLGVDYAGTWTCYKGGEVHCGTCGACDERKFALRHDEGMDPTTYLK from the coding sequence ATGAAAGATGCAGTCATAGTGCTTTCCGGCGGCATGGATTCCGCCGTGCTGCTGGCACACGAACTTTCGCAGGGCGTTCGCGTGGCGGCGCTCAGCTTTGATTACGGCTCCAAACACAACAGCCGCGAGCTGCCCATGGCGGCGGCCATATGCCGTCATTACGGCGTGGATCATGCCATTGTGCCGCTGCCGTTCATGAACGAGCTGTTTTCTTCTTCCCTGCTGCAGTCCGGCGCAGATATCCCGGACGGTGCATACGATGCGGAAAGCATGAAAAGCACGGTGGTGCCGTTCCGCAACGGCATACTCATCGCCATTGCCGTGGGCTATGCCGAATCGGTGGGTGCCTCACGCGTGCTGATCGGCTCGCATTCCGGCGACCATCACATCTATCCGGACTGCCGCCCCGAGTTCAACGCCGCCATGAACGAAGCCGCCCTGTGCGGCACCGACGGCAAGGTGCAGGTGGCCTTTCCCTTTGCGGACAGGGACAAGCGCGCAATAGGTGACCTTGGCCGTACGCTGGGGGTGGATTATGCCGGAACGTGGACCTGCTACAAGGGCGGCGAGGTGCATTGCGGCACCTGCGGCGCCTGCGACGAGCGTAAATTCGCTCTGCGCCACGACGAGGGCATGGACCCGACAACCTATCTGAAATAG
- a CDS encoding GNAT family N-acetyltransferase, with product MNITTPTTLSAAQYDGLAELLIDVINAGGSVGFFAPLQKETALEYWRQVKAEMESGLVLFIAEMDGVLVGSVQLAPSPKANGQHRAEVRKLITHTDYRGKGIASRLMQAVEDHALACGKTLLVLDTHLGRPAEAIYQHLGWTRVGVIPDYAAGTDGSLHATVVFYKQLA from the coding sequence GTGAACATCACCACTCCCACCACGCTTTCCGCCGCCCAGTATGACGGGTTGGCAGAACTGCTCATTGACGTCATCAACGCAGGCGGCTCGGTCGGCTTCTTTGCTCCCCTGCAAAAGGAAACGGCCCTTGAATACTGGCGTCAGGTGAAAGCGGAGATGGAATCCGGCCTTGTCCTGTTCATTGCAGAAATGGACGGCGTACTCGTCGGCTCCGTGCAGCTTGCGCCATCGCCCAAGGCCAACGGGCAGCACAGGGCAGAAGTGCGCAAACTCATCACCCACACAGACTATCGCGGAAAAGGCATTGCCTCGCGCCTCATGCAGGCCGTAGAAGACCATGCCCTTGCCTGCGGCAAAACTCTTCTGGTGCTTGATACGCATCTCGGCCGTCCTGCAGAGGCCATATATCAACATCTGGGCTGGACCCGAGTGGGTGTCATTCCGGACTACGCCGCCGGTACGGACGGCTCCCTGCACGCCACCGTCGTGTTTTACAAACAACTGGCCTGA
- a CDS encoding 7-carboxy-7-deazaguanine synthase QueE, with amino-acid sequence MGQPAVFVRLAGCVPPFCAWCDTPQALHAGGEAKAMSPQAVLEAVQEYAATLAATLADTLADTLVVVTGGEPFRQWHTGLEVLAEILADAGLSIQYETSGKAGIPAGCRGVVVCSPKPADAPYGGCSGAYDLAPESVARADAFKFVVDCGGNGVLADSCDMALAPVLDFIRTHAISPRKVWLMPRGARKDEQLTRMQAVWEACVRHGFNFAPRLHILTFDDRKGI; translated from the coding sequence ATGGGGCAGCCTGCCGTCTTTGTGCGGCTTGCGGGGTGTGTTCCGCCGTTCTGTGCGTGGTGCGACACGCCGCAGGCCCTGCATGCCGGAGGGGAGGCCAAGGCCATGTCGCCGCAGGCCGTTCTGGAGGCTGTGCAGGAATATGCTGCCACTCTGGCTGCCACTCTGGCTGATACTCTGGCCGATACTCTGGTTGTCGTGACCGGCGGTGAACCGTTCCGGCAGTGGCACACCGGCCTTGAGGTGCTTGCGGAAATACTGGCGGACGCCGGATTGTCCATACAATATGAAACAAGCGGCAAGGCGGGCATTCCTGCCGGATGCCGCGGCGTTGTGGTCTGTTCGCCCAAACCAGCGGATGCGCCGTACGGCGGGTGCTCGGGTGCATACGACCTCGCCCCTGAAAGCGTCGCCCGTGCGGATGCCTTCAAGTTCGTGGTGGATTGCGGAGGCAATGGAGTCCTCGCAGATTCTTGCGACATGGCGCTTGCGCCCGTGCTGGATTTCATCCGCACCCACGCCATTTCACCCCGGAAGGTCTGGCTCATGCCGCGTGGCGCCCGTAAGGATGAACAACTCACGCGTATGCAGGCCGTGTGGGAAGCATGCGTGCGCCACGGTTTCAACTTTGCGCCGCGCCTGCACATTCTGACTTTTGACGACAGAAAGGGAATATAA
- a CDS encoding GNAT family N-acetyltransferase: protein MIITPATKQDHSELIAIWEASVRATHHFLNNADIESLRPLILDQYFDAVTLQCARNEQGTILGFCGVAENNLEMLFIHPDHFGKGAGKALCRHAIQKMGVTSVDVNEQNPKATDFYKHMGFVITGRSAMDGQGNPFPLLHMALG, encoded by the coding sequence ATGATCATCACCCCTGCAACCAAGCAGGACCATTCCGAATTGATCGCCATATGGGAAGCGTCCGTACGGGCCACCCATCATTTCCTGAACAATGCGGACATTGAATCTTTGCGCCCCCTCATCCTCGATCAGTATTTCGATGCCGTTACCCTGCAATGCGCACGGAACGAACAAGGCACCATTCTGGGATTCTGCGGCGTGGCGGAAAATAACCTTGAGATGCTTTTTATCCACCCCGACCATTTCGGAAAGGGCGCAGGAAAAGCCCTGTGCCGCCATGCAATACAGAAAATGGGCGTGACCTCCGTGGATGTGAACGAGCAGAACCCCAAGGCGACAGACTTCTATAAACATATGGGCTTTGTGATAACCGGCCGCTCCGCCATGGACGGGCAGGGCAATCCCTTTCCCCTGCTTCATATGGCGCTGGGCTAA